The following proteins are co-located in the Vigna angularis cultivar LongXiaoDou No.4 chromosome 2, ASM1680809v1, whole genome shotgun sequence genome:
- the LOC108328342 gene encoding RING-H2 finger protein ATL74, producing MTQRRFLDTELSMPPSYGNNTRDTFISDANFDTNMVIILAALLCALICALGLNSIARCALRCGRRFGDETEEQAAARLAGTGLKRRELSRIPVAVYGASGETIPATECPICLGEFEKGDRVRMLPKCNHGFHVHCIDTWLLSHSSCPNCRHSLLEKPAAPESGSRRRSDVVVLVEPPS from the coding sequence ATGACGCAGCGGCGGTTTCTGGACACGGAGCTGAGCATGCCACCGTCGTACGGCAACAACACGCGCGACACGTTCATCAGCGACGCCAACTTCGACACCAACATGGTGATCATTCTGGCGGCTCTACTGTGCGCTCTGATATGCGCGCTGGGGCTGAACTCCATCGCGCGGTGTGCGCTGCGGTGCGGGCGGCGCTTCGGCGACGAGACGGAGGAGCAGGCGGCGGCCCGCCTTGCCGGAACCGGGCTGAAGCGGCGTGAGCTCAGCCGCATCCCGGTGGCGGTGTATGGTGCCTCCGGCGAGACTATCCCGGCGACAGAGTGCCCCATATGCCTCGGGGAGTTCGAGAAAGGGGACAGGGTTCGAATGCTGCCCAAGTGCAACCACGGATTCCACGTGCACTGCATTGACACGTGGCTCCTCTCCCACTCCTCCTGTCCCAACTGCCGCCACTCCCTCCTCGAGAAACCCGCAGCGCCGGAAAGTGGGTCCCGCCGTAGGAGCGACGTCGTGGTGTTGGTGGAGCCGCCGAGTTGA